The proteins below are encoded in one region of Chloroflexi bacterium ADurb.Bin180:
- the uvrD1 gene encoding ATP-dependent DNA helicase UvrD1, whose amino-acid sequence MFKPRESQKRILAYSGGRMGVAAVPGSGKTAVLSALAARLVATGLDSDQEVLIVTLVNSAVDNFSARIRQMLRTDYHLLPGMGYRVRTLHSLALDLVRERPGLVGLADDFAVANEAECTRLLNEVVQSSLRTHGELFGFYAKAEYASSALGRRKWQEDKAAAVAKAFIRQAKDRQWTPELLQSWLAERSEPLPLARFCFDVFADYQRSLAYRGKVDFDDLVSYAFTLLRLDEQYLARCRRRWPFVLEDEAQDSSRLQQDLLELLTGPGGNWVRVGDSNQAVYNTFTTADPHLLNEYLERDDVEAVEMAESGRSGRPIQTLANHLVDWALTGAPIQAAARAFRHQVIDPTPPGDPQANPPDKDCHVTFRGKALTPENEVEVVVDSLAKWIPENPQGTVAVLCPDNKRGEAYVLELSRRGLNCVELLNRTSPARQTADALKGVLGCIADPDSPAKLSQAFRAWRWREINNVERKALIQAIAERLLSCARVEDYLYPRAGVDWFPAGGVDQETLLLSDFRDRVRRWQAAVGLPIDQLILTIVPDLFREQVDIVRAYRFAVALHDISDANPGWTLKQLVAEIDQIASNERQLAGTLGEDSTLDPEKHRGEVVVATMHKAKGLEWDRVYLTALNNYDFPSGGELDSFKSEYWFVRDGLNLQAEALGQLDSLRPDGPDYREGVASAEARDDYVRERLRLLYVGITRAKRDLIATWNTGRKRTQTPAVAFTELRTFWEQTQPQAPGGGILEEPNGQLELGQGGGQPGVKGGDGAS is encoded by the coding sequence GTGTTCAAGCCCAGAGAGTCGCAAAAACGCATTCTTGCCTACTCGGGCGGGCGGATGGGCGTTGCCGCCGTACCGGGCAGCGGCAAGACCGCCGTGCTGTCGGCACTGGCCGCCAGACTGGTGGCCACCGGCCTGGACAGCGACCAGGAAGTGCTCATCGTCACCCTGGTGAACTCGGCCGTGGATAACTTTAGCGCACGCATTCGCCAGATGCTTCGAACGGACTATCACCTACTGCCCGGGATGGGTTACCGCGTGCGCACGCTGCACAGTCTGGCGCTTGACCTCGTGCGCGAGCGTCCCGGGCTGGTGGGGCTGGCCGATGACTTTGCCGTTGCCAACGAGGCCGAATGCACCCGGCTGCTCAACGAGGTTGTCCAATCGTCCCTGCGCACGCACGGCGAGCTGTTTGGCTTCTATGCCAAAGCAGAGTATGCGAGCTCCGCTCTGGGACGCCGCAAGTGGCAGGAAGACAAGGCGGCGGCAGTGGCCAAAGCCTTCATTCGCCAGGCCAAAGACCGCCAGTGGACCCCCGAGCTCCTGCAGAGCTGGTTGGCCGAACGTTCGGAGCCGCTGCCCCTGGCCCGCTTCTGCTTCGACGTGTTCGCCGACTATCAGCGCAGCCTGGCCTACCGCGGCAAGGTCGACTTTGACGACCTGGTCAGTTATGCCTTTACCCTTCTGCGCCTCGACGAGCAGTACCTCGCGCGCTGCCGCCGCCGTTGGCCCTTTGTGCTGGAGGACGAAGCCCAGGACTCGAGCCGCCTGCAGCAGGACCTGCTGGAGCTGCTCACCGGTCCCGGCGGTAACTGGGTGCGCGTCGGGGACTCGAATCAGGCCGTGTACAACACCTTTACCACGGCCGATCCGCACCTGCTGAACGAGTACCTCGAGCGAGATGACGTAGAAGCGGTGGAGATGGCCGAGTCGGGTCGCTCCGGCCGGCCCATTCAGACACTGGCCAATCACCTGGTCGACTGGGCCCTGACTGGTGCGCCGATACAGGCGGCAGCCAGGGCATTCCGCCATCAGGTCATCGACCCGACCCCGCCTGGCGATCCACAGGCCAATCCGCCAGACAAAGACTGTCACGTCACCTTTCGCGGCAAGGCTCTGACGCCCGAAAATGAAGTGGAGGTGGTAGTCGACTCGCTCGCCAAATGGATACCAGAGAATCCTCAGGGCACGGTAGCGGTGCTTTGCCCGGACAACAAGCGGGGAGAGGCGTATGTCCTCGAGCTCAGCCGCAGGGGTCTCAACTGCGTCGAGCTGCTGAATCGAACCAGCCCGGCTCGCCAGACGGCCGATGCACTCAAGGGAGTGCTGGGCTGTATTGCCGACCCGGACAGTCCCGCCAAACTCAGCCAGGCCTTCCGGGCCTGGCGCTGGCGGGAGATCAACAACGTCGAGCGCAAGGCACTCATTCAAGCCATCGCCGAACGGCTCCTGAGCTGCGCCAGGGTGGAGGATTACCTGTATCCCCGGGCGGGCGTTGACTGGTTTCCTGCAGGAGGCGTCGACCAGGAGACGCTGCTCCTGAGCGATTTCCGCGACCGCGTTCGCCGTTGGCAGGCCGCGGTCGGCCTGCCCATTGACCAGCTCATCCTCACCATCGTGCCTGATCTCTTCCGCGAACAGGTAGACATCGTCAGAGCCTACCGCTTTGCCGTGGCCCTGCACGACATCAGCGATGCCAACCCCGGCTGGACGCTGAAGCAACTCGTGGCCGAGATCGACCAGATTGCCAGCAACGAACGGCAACTGGCAGGGACTCTCGGCGAGGACTCGACGCTGGACCCGGAGAAGCATCGCGGTGAGGTGGTCGTGGCCACGATGCACAAGGCCAAGGGTCTGGAGTGGGACCGGGTCTATCTCACCGCGCTGAACAACTATGACTTTCCCTCGGGCGGGGAGCTGGATAGTTTCAAGAGCGAGTACTGGTTTGTACGCGACGGCCTCAACCTGCAGGCTGAGGCCCTGGGCCAGCTCGATTCGCTGCGACCCGACGGTCCCGACTACAGAGAGGGCGTTGCGTCAGCCGAGGCGCGCGATGACTATGTGCGCGAGAGGCTGCGCCTGCTCTACGTGGGCATCACCAGAGCCAAACGTGACCTGATCGCTACCTGGAACACCGGCCGCAAGCGCACTCAGACCCCCGCGGTGGCTTTCACCGAGCTGCGCACCTTCTGGGAGCAGACTCAACCGCAGGCGCCAGGTGGCGGAATCCTCGAAGAGCCAAACGGCCAGCTCGAGCTGGGCCAAGGTGGCGGCCAGCCTGGCGTGAAAGGAGGCGATGGTGCTTCCTGA
- a CDS encoding PD-(D/E)XK nuclease superfamily protein encodes MLPEDLVFSQSSLQDYEDCPRRFELRYLRHCRWPGPNSKDALLWEQVTERGFAFHRLLSQLHSGISLDILERVAAADSDLLRWWQAYAHQPPTDVPGEVRLCEATLLARIDSHQVEARFDLLAGSPQSRWLILDWKTNAHRSDQAWLARRLQTRVYPWVLVSAGVQLNGGVPIRPEQVEMCYWFAEFPAQPERLPYSTEQYEADGKMLSAMIAEIAQRVDQTDSAQGASAAAFPRTENLAQCRFCVYRSLCWDSIQAGKLAEAKDTESEELTSVELDMDALTPIPF; translated from the coding sequence GTGCTTCCTGAGGATCTGGTTTTCAGCCAGAGCAGCCTGCAGGACTATGAGGATTGCCCGCGCCGCTTTGAACTGCGCTACCTGCGGCACTGTCGCTGGCCAGGGCCAAACAGCAAAGACGCACTGCTGTGGGAACAGGTTACGGAGCGCGGCTTTGCCTTCCACAGACTGTTGAGCCAGCTCCATTCCGGGATCTCGCTCGACATTCTGGAGCGGGTCGCCGCGGCCGACTCGGATCTCCTGCGGTGGTGGCAAGCTTATGCCCATCAACCTCCGACCGATGTGCCCGGGGAGGTAAGGCTGTGCGAAGCCACGCTGCTTGCCAGGATCGACTCACACCAGGTCGAGGCACGGTTTGATCTGTTGGCCGGCAGTCCTCAGAGCCGCTGGCTCATTCTTGACTGGAAGACAAACGCGCACCGCTCAGATCAGGCGTGGCTTGCCAGACGTCTGCAGACGCGAGTCTATCCGTGGGTGCTGGTCTCAGCCGGGGTGCAGCTCAACGGCGGGGTGCCTATCCGACCGGAGCAGGTCGAGATGTGCTACTGGTTCGCCGAGTTTCCCGCCCAGCCAGAGCGGCTGCCATACAGCACTGAACAGTATGAGGCCGATGGCAAGATGCTGAGCGCGATGATCGCCGAGATAGCGCAGCGGGTGGACCAGACCGACTCGGCTCAGGGAGCGTCAGCAGCTGCGTTCCCCCGTACAGAGAACCTGGCCCAGTGTCGTTTCTGCGTTTATCGTTCTCTGTGCTGGGACAGCATCCAGGCGGGAAAGCTGGCAGAGGCCAAGGACACGGAATCAGAAGAACTCACTTCCGTCGAGCTCGACATGGATGCGCTGACTCCCATCCCGTTCTAG
- the recJ_2 gene encoding Single-stranded-DNA-specific exonuclease RecJ has protein sequence MKWVEPQPVEAPPEVLAAVDGQALLARALVRRGVTTASQANAFLDPAQYTMTTPFELPDMQPAVERLKQAVEAHERILVWGDFDTDGLTATAILVHALRHAEALVDWHIPDRRESHGVHWSTLQPYLGLGTRVLLTCDTGVSAHEALSLARQARLDVVVTDHHALPPTLPPALAIVNPKRLEPDHPLSALSGAGVALELIQALGVAGLGLDLAALGMIADVTPHHGDVRPLLQLGLAELRQTTRVGLAALMEAAGVVRERMDEDTVSFQLAPRLNALGRLSNASPAVELMLTDDLTRARVIAAEMEALNTKRQFLSQQLIAAARAQAQRQYKGALPPVLVLSHARWPGGVLGIAAGHLAHSYGRPVVLIATPEGEPARGSARSVEGVDIYLALGQSSELLQSFGGHPMAAGFAMPPERVGELRSALARAVESQVGETWPERELTIDEYVPLSALSTETLRQARRLAPFGPGNPRLIFAARDLQVAESRALGRTGEHRLVRIRDGQGAIHEAVWWQSADLPVPEGSFDLAYGLTTSRLSEDELQLTWIDAREQVAVPVPEVREVRPVLVADYRTMAEPESILRAVWETGEMQLWAEAAVVTGFDARPRAALAESTSLVVWTAPPSPSVWREALQRAHPERVFLFACDPDLDTAERFLTRLASLVKYAITSHKGAVSWDALGGAMAHDRRALQAGLQWLQAKGQLTILADEPAQVSLAAGGPPDPRGEAAALLRLRDALRECSAYRRYFRSADAMRLVRGG, from the coding sequence ATGAAATGGGTTGAACCTCAGCCGGTTGAAGCGCCGCCCGAGGTCCTCGCAGCGGTCGACGGTCAGGCACTGCTCGCCCGGGCGCTGGTCAGGCGCGGAGTGACGACCGCCAGTCAGGCCAACGCTTTTCTCGACCCCGCGCAGTACACGATGACCACACCATTCGAGCTGCCCGATATGCAGCCCGCTGTCGAGCGTCTGAAGCAGGCGGTGGAGGCGCACGAACGAATCCTGGTCTGGGGCGATTTTGACACCGATGGCCTCACCGCAACGGCCATTCTGGTTCACGCCTTGCGCCACGCCGAGGCGCTGGTGGACTGGCATATCCCGGACCGCCGCGAGTCGCACGGCGTGCACTGGTCGACGCTGCAACCCTATCTCGGACTGGGCACGCGGGTGCTCCTCACCTGCGATACGGGGGTATCCGCGCACGAAGCGCTGAGCCTCGCCAGACAGGCACGCCTGGACGTTGTGGTGACGGACCATCACGCTCTGCCCCCCACGCTTCCACCGGCCCTGGCGATTGTCAACCCGAAGCGGCTCGAGCCGGACCACCCGCTGTCGGCCCTGTCCGGGGCGGGAGTGGCACTGGAATTGATCCAGGCCCTGGGCGTGGCAGGCCTTGGCCTGGACCTGGCCGCCTTGGGCATGATCGCCGACGTTACCCCTCATCACGGCGACGTTCGCCCGCTGCTGCAGCTCGGCCTGGCCGAGCTACGCCAGACGACGCGCGTCGGCCTTGCCGCGCTGATGGAGGCGGCGGGTGTCGTCCGGGAGCGAATGGATGAGGATACCGTCAGCTTTCAGCTTGCTCCGCGGCTCAACGCACTGGGGCGCCTGAGCAACGCGTCGCCGGCGGTAGAGCTGATGCTGACCGATGACCTGACTCGAGCTCGAGTCATTGCCGCCGAGATGGAAGCTCTGAACACCAAACGGCAGTTCCTCAGCCAGCAGCTCATCGCCGCAGCTCGCGCTCAGGCACAACGCCAGTACAAGGGCGCACTGCCGCCGGTGCTGGTGCTGTCTCATGCGCGCTGGCCCGGAGGAGTCCTGGGCATTGCGGCCGGTCACCTGGCGCACAGCTACGGCCGGCCGGTGGTGCTGATCGCTACGCCAGAGGGCGAACCTGCCCGGGGTTCCGCCCGCTCGGTGGAGGGCGTTGATATCTACCTGGCTCTGGGACAGAGCAGCGAGTTGCTCCAGTCGTTCGGCGGTCACCCGATGGCCGCTGGATTCGCGATGCCTCCGGAGCGAGTGGGGGAGTTGCGCAGCGCGCTAGCCAGGGCAGTGGAATCCCAGGTGGGCGAGACCTGGCCCGAACGCGAGCTCACCATCGACGAGTACGTCCCTCTCTCGGCCCTCAGCACCGAGACCCTGCGTCAGGCGCGCCGGTTGGCTCCCTTCGGACCAGGTAACCCCAGGCTCATTTTCGCCGCCCGAGACCTGCAGGTGGCAGAGTCACGCGCTCTGGGGCGCACGGGAGAACACCGACTGGTGCGCATCCGCGATGGCCAGGGCGCCATCCACGAAGCAGTCTGGTGGCAGAGCGCCGACCTGCCGGTCCCTGAGGGCTCATTTGACCTTGCCTACGGGCTGACCACGAGCCGACTGTCAGAGGACGAGCTGCAGTTGACCTGGATCGATGCGCGAGAGCAAGTCGCGGTTCCTGTGCCGGAGGTCAGAGAGGTTCGGCCCGTTCTGGTTGCCGACTACCGGACCATGGCTGAACCGGAATCGATCCTGCGAGCGGTGTGGGAAACGGGTGAGATGCAGCTCTGGGCCGAAGCGGCAGTTGTCACCGGCTTTGACGCCAGACCGCGGGCAGCCTTGGCGGAGAGCACTTCACTGGTGGTATGGACGGCCCCGCCCAGCCCCTCTGTCTGGCGAGAAGCGCTGCAGCGAGCGCACCCGGAGCGGGTCTTTCTTTTCGCCTGCGATCCTGACCTAGACACGGCAGAACGCTTCCTGACGCGACTGGCCTCGTTGGTCAAGTACGCCATCACCTCACACAAAGGTGCGGTGAGCTGGGACGCACTTGGAGGAGCGATGGCCCATGACCGGCGGGCACTGCAGGCCGGATTGCAGTGGCTGCAGGCCAAGGGGCAGCTCACCATCCTGGCCGACGAACCGGCTCAGGTGAGCCTGGCGGCCGGCGGTCCGCCAGACCCGCGGGGTGAAGCCGCGGCATTGCTTCGACTGAGAGATGCACTCAGGGAGTGCAGTGCCTACCGCCGCTACTTTCGCTCGGCCGATGCGATGCGGCTCGTCAGGGGCGGGTAG
- a CDS encoding Serine dehydrogenase proteinase, whose protein sequence is MNLSDLLNVIWLLFLVSTFLPMITKRTVEARRRMVIDALERKRGSRLITLIHRQETMSLLGIPISRYIDIEDSEQVLRAIRLTDPDVPIDVVLHTPGGLVLAAEQIACALNRHKSKVTVFVPHYAMSGGTLVAMAADEIVMDPNGVLGPVDPQLQMPQGGGYVPAVSLLAALETENPNRDDQTLIMADVAKKAISQVNRTVYSLLRGNEMEESRAQELAKQLSEGCWTHDYPISAGEARELGLPVSEDMPKEIYALMDLYPQSGQRRPSVEFIPTPYRPTPGKPSGNSPRGQA, encoded by the coding sequence ATGAACCTGAGTGACCTGTTGAACGTCATCTGGCTTCTGTTTCTCGTGTCGACCTTCCTGCCCATGATCACCAAGCGCACGGTGGAGGCCAGGCGCAGGATGGTCATCGATGCCCTGGAGCGCAAGCGCGGTTCCAGGCTGATCACCCTCATACACCGTCAGGAGACAATGAGCCTCCTCGGCATACCGATTAGCCGGTATATCGACATTGAAGACTCGGAGCAGGTGCTGCGCGCGATTCGATTGACTGACCCGGACGTGCCGATTGATGTGGTGCTGCATACGCCAGGCGGGCTTGTCCTGGCCGCGGAGCAAATCGCCTGTGCACTGAACCGCCACAAATCCAAGGTGACGGTCTTTGTACCGCACTATGCGATGTCCGGCGGCACGCTGGTGGCTATGGCCGCAGACGAGATCGTGATGGATCCGAACGGTGTGCTCGGACCGGTGGACCCACAACTCCAGATGCCTCAGGGAGGAGGATACGTCCCGGCGGTATCTCTGCTGGCAGCCCTGGAAACAGAGAATCCTAACCGAGATGACCAGACCTTGATTATGGCGGACGTGGCCAAGAAGGCTATCTCTCAGGTGAACCGTACCGTGTACTCGCTGCTGAGAGGGAACGAGATGGAAGAGTCGAGAGCCCAGGAGCTGGCCAAACAGCTCAGTGAGGGTTGCTGGACCCACGACTATCCCATTTCTGCTGGCGAGGCCAGGGAGCTGGGCCTTCCTGTCTCGGAGGACATGCCCAAGGAGATCTACGCCCTGATGGACCTATATCCGCAGTCGGGTCAGCGACGTCCCTCGGTGGAGTTCATTCCGACGCCTTACCGGCCCACGCCAGGCAAGCCCTCCGGCAACAGCCCAAGGGGACAGGCATGA
- the petJ gene encoding Cytochrome c6, with translation MTRGVRYLLALLALAVAVVACGQPAPAPTATSVPVSPTATPVPPPTAVPQPAQLSLGEESWKQYCSGCHSGGFTTLAISGYRSADKLYDYLRARMPPGNPDAVSVPRRYAITAYLLSQAGLIKTDVEITEANAASVTFGDAPAPAGESQVVSGQKAFDAYCASCHRAGLQASVVKRYRTALGLFQYLRTAMPPGNPGRVPEKSTYDIVAYLLSKAGLLKEGQSVSADTAQGISFE, from the coding sequence ATGACCAGAGGAGTTCGCTACCTTCTTGCTCTCTTGGCTCTGGCTGTCGCCGTTGTCGCCTGCGGGCAACCGGCGCCGGCACCCACGGCTACTTCAGTTCCCGTCTCACCCACGGCCACGCCCGTGCCACCGCCCACTGCGGTGCCGCAGCCGGCGCAGTTGTCTCTGGGAGAGGAAAGCTGGAAGCAATACTGCTCGGGATGCCACAGTGGCGGCTTTACTACCCTGGCTATCTCTGGCTATCGCTCGGCGGACAAGCTATACGACTATCTCCGCGCGAGAATGCCGCCCGGCAATCCTGACGCCGTTTCTGTCCCCCGGCGGTATGCCATCACGGCCTACTTGTTGAGCCAGGCCGGGCTGATCAAGACGGATGTCGAGATCACCGAAGCCAACGCGGCCAGCGTGACCTTTGGCGATGCTCCCGCCCCTGCCGGAGAATCCCAGGTCGTCTCGGGACAAAAGGCCTTTGACGCCTATTGTGCCAGTTGTCACCGCGCGGGGTTGCAGGCCAGCGTGGTCAAGCGCTACCGAACCGCGTTGGGCCTCTTCCAGTATCTGAGGACGGCCATGCCGCCCGGAAACCCCGGTCGCGTCCCCGAGAAGAGCACCTACGACATCGTCGCCTACCTCCTCTCCAAGGCTGGCCTGCTCAAGGAAGGCCAGAGCGTGAGCGCCGACACCGCCCAGGGCATCTCCTTCGAATAG
- the infA gene encoding Translation initiation factor IF-1 — protein MTEQDKRQRLEVTGSVVEALPNAMFRVDLDTGQKVLAYLSGKMRRYYIKVLLGDRVRVELSPYDLGKGRIVYRYKQRTE, from the coding sequence TTGACCGAACAGGATAAGCGGCAACGGCTCGAGGTGACAGGCAGTGTCGTTGAAGCCCTGCCGAACGCCATGTTCCGCGTCGACCTGGACACGGGCCAGAAGGTTCTGGCCTATCTGTCGGGCAAGATGCGGCGCTATTATATCAAGGTACTTCTCGGGGACCGCGTCCGCGTGGAACTCTCGCCTTACGACCTTGGCAAGGGCCGCATCGTGTACCGCTACAAGCAGCGCACCGAATAG
- the glcR gene encoding HTH-type transcriptional repressor GlcR gives MAEPGERRKLAILEDLATSRVVSVSGLSRKFGISTVSIRNDLENLEARGLLRRIRGGAVSVPQTILEWSFTEKMAMHREEKERIGRAAAALIQNGDVVIMDSGTTVVQVARHISQGILISGQLTVITSSLPIARELGSWKGVHLILLGGVYLPEQEVVVGPQALANLAQLHADKMFLGAGGISLEGGPTTATVLDAEVDRACVGAADAVIAVVDSSKIGRRGLASVVPITELDVLITDTGAPDEFVARARELGLDVRLV, from the coding sequence ATGGCAGAGCCTGGTGAGAGAAGGAAACTGGCAATCCTGGAGGACCTGGCCACGTCGCGTGTCGTGAGCGTGTCCGGGCTCAGCCGCAAGTTCGGAATCTCGACGGTATCGATCAGGAACGACCTCGAGAACCTGGAGGCCAGGGGACTCTTGAGGCGCATCCGCGGCGGAGCAGTGAGCGTTCCTCAGACCATCCTCGAATGGTCGTTCACCGAAAAGATGGCCATGCACCGCGAAGAGAAGGAACGCATTGGCCGCGCCGCCGCCGCGCTGATTCAGAATGGCGACGTGGTGATTATGGACTCGGGCACGACGGTAGTACAGGTGGCTAGGCACATCTCTCAGGGCATCTTGATCTCGGGGCAGTTGACCGTCATCACCAGTTCGCTGCCCATCGCCAGAGAGCTGGGCTCCTGGAAGGGCGTTCATCTGATCCTTCTGGGCGGCGTTTACCTGCCGGAGCAGGAAGTGGTGGTTGGCCCTCAGGCTCTGGCCAACCTGGCGCAACTGCACGCCGACAAGATGTTCCTCGGCGCAGGGGGCATCAGCCTGGAGGGTGGACCGACCACCGCCACCGTCCTTGACGCGGAGGTTGACCGGGCCTGTGTCGGCGCAGCAGATGCGGTGATCGCAGTCGTCGATTCCAGCAAGATCGGACGCAGAGGCCTGGCCAGCGTCGTTCCGATCACCGAACTCGACGTGTTGATCACTGACACCGGAGCCCCAGACGAGTTCGTGGCCAGGGCCAGGGAACTGGGACTTGACGTAAGACTCGTCTAG
- the acoA gene encoding Acetoin:2,6-dichlorophenolindophenol oxidoreductase subunit alpha, with product MAQSKSPKTAKSRLGGLSKPRLLELLRQMLEIRYFEETVSDLLGKDLIKGASHLYAGEEAVAVGAISTLRDDDLITSTHRGHGHCHARGDSLARTSAEKQDHLNRMMAELCGRATGYCKGRGGSMHIADVEKGNLGATGIVGGNIPVATGAALAVKLRKEERVVLCFFGDGASNTGNFHEALNLASTWSLPVVYVVENNLYGMSVPFTKASRLPDVAARVCAYDMPGRVVNGMDVLAVREAVSQAVQRAREGGGPSLVECKTYRWFGHSRSDPCAYRTREEEKQWKALDPIVAFKALLEKEGIATRDELQSVESRAAESLKTATDFALASPWPSPEGLYDDVYVIRSREPGEVEAERALRERIYRDPATRQIPYWQALNEALREEMDRDPAVFVMGEDVGLYGGAYGVTRGLFERYGAERVRDTPISEATIGGAAVGAAMAGTRPVAEIMYVDFTPLAMDQIANQGAKNRYMFGGKTRVPMVIRTEGGTGRSIAAHHSQSLEALWLHFPGIYVVMPATPYDAKGLLKTAIRDDNPVMFIEHKLLYKEKGPVPEGEYTIPLGVADVARTGKDVTVVAYSRMRYRALEAAALLSREGIEVEVIDPRTLKPLDLETIVASVRKTGRLVGVTEAYKTGSFLSELFTLVNEVAFDYLDAPMVRVAGADVPIPMSEPLETAAIPGTADIIAAIRRVL from the coding sequence ATGGCGCAGAGCAAGTCACCGAAAACTGCCAAGTCACGCCTGGGCGGATTGAGCAAGCCGCGGTTGCTAGAGCTGCTGCGGCAGATGCTCGAGATCCGCTACTTTGAAGAGACCGTGTCCGATTTGCTCGGCAAGGACCTGATCAAGGGAGCATCGCACCTGTACGCGGGAGAGGAAGCAGTGGCCGTGGGTGCCATCTCCACGCTCCGCGACGATGACCTGATCACCAGCACGCACCGGGGACACGGTCACTGCCACGCCCGGGGCGACTCCCTGGCCAGGACGTCGGCCGAGAAGCAAGACCACTTGAATCGAATGATGGCCGAGCTCTGTGGGCGGGCCACCGGTTACTGCAAGGGACGCGGCGGTTCAATGCACATCGCCGACGTCGAGAAGGGCAATCTGGGGGCAACAGGCATTGTCGGCGGCAACATCCCCGTGGCCACAGGAGCAGCTCTGGCCGTCAAGCTGCGGAAAGAGGAGCGTGTGGTGCTGTGCTTCTTTGGCGACGGCGCCTCGAACACGGGCAACTTTCACGAGGCGCTCAACCTCGCCTCCACCTGGTCGCTGCCAGTGGTCTATGTCGTGGAGAACAACCTCTACGGAATGTCCGTTCCGTTCACGAAAGCGTCCCGACTTCCCGACGTGGCGGCGCGAGTGTGCGCCTATGACATGCCGGGGCGAGTAGTCAACGGAATGGACGTCCTCGCAGTGAGAGAGGCAGTGAGCCAGGCGGTGCAGCGAGCCAGGGAAGGCGGCGGACCCTCTCTGGTCGAGTGCAAGACCTACCGCTGGTTTGGCCACTCGCGGTCTGACCCCTGCGCCTACCGCACCAGAGAAGAGGAGAAGCAGTGGAAAGCGCTGGACCCCATCGTTGCCTTCAAAGCACTGCTGGAGAAGGAAGGCATCGCCACGCGCGATGAGCTCCAGTCGGTCGAGAGCAGGGCCGCTGAGTCGCTCAAGACTGCCACCGATTTCGCACTCGCCTCTCCGTGGCCTTCTCCCGAAGGGCTATACGACGATGTCTATGTGATTCGGTCGCGGGAGCCAGGAGAGGTCGAGGCGGAGCGCGCGCTGCGTGAGCGCATCTACCGCGACCCGGCGACCAGACAGATCCCGTACTGGCAAGCGCTCAACGAGGCACTCCGCGAAGAGATGGACCGCGATCCCGCGGTGTTCGTCATGGGCGAAGACGTTGGGCTGTACGGCGGCGCCTATGGTGTCACACGGGGGTTGTTCGAGCGCTATGGGGCTGAACGCGTGCGCGACACACCGATTTCCGAGGCGACCATCGGTGGGGCCGCGGTTGGTGCGGCGATGGCCGGCACTCGACCGGTGGCCGAGATCATGTACGTGGACTTTACCCCGCTGGCGATGGACCAAATCGCCAACCAGGGCGCCAAGAACCGCTACATGTTTGGCGGCAAGACCAGGGTGCCGATGGTCATTCGCACCGAAGGTGGCACGGGCCGCTCCATCGCTGCCCATCACTCGCAGAGCCTGGAGGCCTTGTGGCTGCACTTTCCGGGCATCTATGTCGTTATGCCCGCCACGCCCTACGACGCCAAGGGGCTGCTCAAGACCGCCATCCGCGACGACAACCCGGTCATGTTCATCGAGCACAAGTTGCTCTATAAGGAGAAGGGGCCGGTGCCCGAGGGAGAGTACACCATACCGCTGGGCGTGGCCGATGTGGCTCGCACCGGGAAGGACGTCACGGTGGTAGCCTATTCGAGGATGCGTTACCGCGCCCTCGAAGCGGCAGCGCTATTGTCCAGGGAAGGCATCGAAGTAGAGGTCATTGATCCGCGTACACTCAAGCCGCTGGACCTTGAGACCATTGTGGCATCAGTGCGCAAGACGGGTAGGCTCGTTGGCGTTACCGAAGCGTACAAGACCGGCAGTTTCCTCAGCGAGTTGTTCACCCTGGTCAATGAGGTTGCTTTCGATTATCTGGATGCGCCGATGGTCAGGGTCGCCGGGGCGGACGTGCCCATCCCCATGAGCGAGCCACTGGAGACGGCGGCCATCCCTGGCACGGCGGATATCATCGCCGCCATTCGCAGGGTTCTCTAG